The proteins below come from a single Methanobrevibacter olleyae genomic window:
- the pyrH gene encoding UMP kinase: protein MRIVAAIGGSILLQDYNAERFKEYAEILKELSEEHEIFVVVGGGKPARDYITAVRNLGAGEAKCDDIGIEVTRLNAKLLLLALGNTAYQKVPHNFGEALEYSASGKIIVMGGTEPAHSTDAVSAILAEYVQADLLINLTSVDGMYTKDPRKYDDAELIEEITATDMIEFIKGNDVKAGTYEFFDMTAIQMIKRSNLETVIANGNKPQNLVKAIKGEKIGTRVISE from the coding sequence ATGAGAATTGTAGCTGCTATTGGAGGATCAATATTATTACAAGATTATAATGCAGAAAGATTTAAAGAATATGCTGAAATCTTAAAAGAGCTAAGTGAAGAACATGAAATATTTGTTGTTGTAGGTGGAGGAAAGCCTGCAAGAGATTATATCACTGCTGTAAGAAATCTTGGTGCAGGAGAAGCAAAATGTGATGATATTGGAATAGAAGTTACAAGACTTAATGCAAAACTTTTACTACTTGCACTTGGAAACACTGCATATCAAAAGGTACCTCATAACTTTGGAGAAGCTTTAGAATACTCTGCAAGCGGAAAAATAATCGTTATGGGTGGAACTGAACCTGCACATAGTACTGATGCAGTATCTGCAATCTTAGCAGAATATGTTCAAGCAGACCTTTTAATTAATTTAACCTCAGTAGATGGAATGTATACTAAAGACCCTAGAAAATATGATGATGCAGAATTAATTGAAGAAATTACTGCTACAGATATGATAGAGTTCATTAAAGGAAATGATGTAAAAGCAGGAACCTATGAATTCTTTGACATGACTGCAATTCAAATGATTAAACGTTCTAATTTAGAAACTGTAATAGCTAATGGAAACAAGCCACAAAACCTTGTTAAAGCTATTAAAGGTGAAAAAATAGGAACTCGTGTTATCTCTGAATAA
- a CDS encoding MJ1255/VC2487 family glycosyltransferase, which produces MKLSIIIPTFNEEEYLPKLLESIKSQDFTDYEIIVADAQSNDNTREIAKEHGCIVVEGGLPGLGRNRGAKIAQGEILVFLDSDLELTENYLNDVIKEFESEDLGIAITQMTPLSESKRDIYIHDLANWFMIAVENIKPHGAGCYGIITKKELHDEVQGFDENLSFGEDTDYIERVAEISQFKVLRNAKIGVSTRRLEEEGLYTLLKQYGKSTVNDFRGKRTSAEDLGYEFGHDPIEALDSVEMEKIAEKSGNINLKDKINKFKDKNHKANELIEYTEENTGIIKKEALGFEGERKKIFYSVCGEGMGHAIRSSVILEHLTKKYDVYIFSSDRSYKFLSRKFDNVFEIGGFNTVYENNVVRTKKTFFKALKANPTNLKEGYTVLYKECRKIKPNIIISDFENYAGILSKLMNIPLISLDNIHMITQCEYDYPPNHRTDMLTAKAVTKSYILRPKRHIITTFFYPPLKHPKMTALYPPVLREEIMKLEPGEGNHVLVYQTAESSINLMEELKKLDYKFIVYGFNKDELDENLTYRAFNEDQIYEDMRTAKAIIVNGGFTMISEAIYLKKPIYSTPAHKNFEQILNGFYVEKLGFGEYHDNLDVKKIEKFLNNLETYQENLNKVKAWDNTEILKDLDLSIEKYSRLDY; this is translated from the coding sequence ATGAAACTTAGTATTATCATACCTACATTTAACGAAGAAGAATACCTTCCTAAATTATTAGAAAGTATTAAATCTCAAGATTTCACCGATTATGAAATTATTGTTGCAGATGCACAGTCCAATGATAATACTAGAGAAATAGCTAAAGAACATGGTTGTATTGTTGTAGAGGGAGGCCTTCCAGGACTTGGAAGAAACAGAGGGGCTAAAATAGCTCAAGGGGAAATATTAGTATTTTTAGACTCTGATTTAGAATTAACAGAAAATTATCTAAATGATGTGATTAAAGAATTCGAATCAGAAGATTTAGGAATAGCCATTACTCAAATGACTCCTTTATCTGAAAGTAAAAGGGACATATACATTCATGATTTAGCTAACTGGTTTATGATAGCTGTTGAGAATATTAAACCTCATGGCGCAGGTTGTTATGGAATCATCACAAAAAAAGAACTGCATGATGAAGTTCAGGGATTTGACGAGAATTTGAGTTTTGGTGAAGATACCGATTATATTGAAAGAGTAGCTGAAATAAGCCAATTTAAAGTATTGAGAAATGCTAAAATAGGAGTTTCTACAAGAAGGCTTGAAGAGGAAGGTTTATACACCTTACTTAAACAATATGGAAAAAGTACAGTAAATGATTTTAGAGGAAAAAGAACTTCAGCAGAGGATTTAGGCTATGAATTTGGCCATGACCCTATAGAGGCACTTGATAGTGTGGAAATGGAAAAAATAGCTGAAAAATCTGGAAATATAAATTTAAAAGATAAAATAAATAAGTTTAAAGATAAAAATCATAAAGCTAATGAATTAATAGAATACACCGAAGAAAACACCGGCATTATTAAAAAGGAAGCACTGGGTTTTGAAGGTGAAAGGAAAAAAATATTCTATTCAGTTTGTGGAGAAGGAATGGGACATGCAATTAGAAGTAGTGTTATTTTAGAACATTTAACTAAAAAGTATGATGTTTACATCTTCTCAAGCGATAGATCTTATAAATTTTTATCCAGAAAATTTGATAATGTTTTTGAGATTGGGGGATTCAATACTGTTTATGAAAACAATGTTGTTAGAACTAAGAAAACATTCTTTAAAGCATTAAAAGCAAACCCCACTAACTTGAAAGAAGGGTACACTGTATTATATAAAGAATGCAGAAAAATAAAGCCAAATATAATTATTTCCGACTTTGAAAACTATGCAGGAATATTAAGTAAACTTATGAACATTCCTTTAATTAGTTTAGATAATATCCATATGATTACTCAATGCGAATATGATTACCCTCCCAACCATAGGACAGATATGCTAACTGCAAAGGCAGTAACCAAGTCTTATATTTTAAGACCTAAAAGGCATATAATAACAACTTTCTTTTACCCTCCACTTAAGCATCCGAAAATGACTGCTCTTTACCCTCCGGTTCTTCGTGAAGAAATAATGAAATTAGAGCCTGGCGAAGGAAATCATGTTTTAGTTTACCAAACTGCCGAGTCAAGCATAAACCTTATGGAAGAACTTAAAAAGTTAGATTATAAATTTATTGTTTATGGTTTTAATAAAGATGAACTTGATGAAAACTTAACTTATAGAGCATTTAATGAAGATCAAATTTATGAAGATATGAGAACTGCTAAAGCTATTATAGTAAATGGGGGTTTTACCATGATTTCAGAGGCAATTTATCTTAAAAAGCCTATTTATAGTACTCCTGCTCATAAAAACTTTGAACAGATTTTAAATGGATTTTACGTTGAAAAATTAGGCTTTGGAGAATACCATGATAATTTAGATGTTAAAAAGATTGAAAAGTTCTTAAATAACCTTGAAACATACCAAGAAAACTTAAATAAAGTTAAAGCATGGGACAATACTGAAATCTTAAAAGATTTAGATTTAAGTATTGAAAAGTATTCAAGACTTGATTATTAG
- a CDS encoding MFS transporter yields MLKQSKDRLNRSNILNHLKNKEKRIKFLKEIGCIAFGTIVGIVTYVVCLYTHFDIFGWNFGLVLSPLFAGYAESQIARAYLKESTGAVSAFILFIITVIYGFIIANPTLGFNVITAGSILIIIQAAIPTATNYFLIAMILGIISHISGVFRKITYYFYNSYLKLFKKEELKGIYSEKQINNRYNFYDRELEMNKLGVLLLTLEYPITGLKIKEQKGIYESRHIFYSKQREEIRSGLENSLEEDLLIGIKLAKDKALLKLIKQLRADNCNGILNLHTNFEALGQKQGENVAQVVIRGTGVVLEENDKLKSQ; encoded by the coding sequence ATGCTAAAGCAAAGCAAAGATAGGTTAAATAGATCAAATATCTTAAATCACCTGAAAAATAAAGAAAAAAGAATAAAATTCCTAAAAGAGATAGGATGTATTGCTTTTGGAACAATAGTAGGCATAGTAACCTATGTTGTTTGTTTATACACTCATTTTGATATTTTTGGATGGAATTTTGGATTAGTTTTATCCCCCCTCTTTGCAGGATATGCTGAAAGTCAAATTGCAAGAGCATATCTTAAAGAAAGTACAGGTGCAGTTAGTGCATTTATTCTTTTTATAATTACAGTAATCTATGGTTTTATTATAGCTAATCCAACTTTAGGATTCAATGTCATTACAGCAGGAAGTATATTGATAATCATTCAAGCAGCAATTCCTACAGCAACAAATTATTTCTTAATCGCAATGATTTTAGGAATTATATCCCATATCTCTGGTGTTTTCAGAAAAATAACCTATTATTTCTATAATTCATACCTAAAACTTTTTAAAAAAGAAGAATTGAAAGGAATCTATAGTGAGAAACAGATCAATAATAGATACAACTTCTATGACAGAGAACTTGAGATGAATAAGTTAGGGGTTCTTTTATTAACTCTTGAATATCCCATAACCGGATTAAAAATAAAAGAGCAGAAAGGAATATATGAATCAAGGCATATATTCTATTCAAAACAAAGAGAAGAAATAAGATCAGGTCTTGAAAACTCTTTAGAAGAAGATTTGCTTATAGGCATAAAGCTTGCAAAAGATAAGGCATTATTAAAATTAATTAAACAATTAAGAGCAGATAACTGTAATGGCATACTGAATTTACATACTAATTTTGAAGCTTTAGGACAAAAACAAGGGGAAAATGTAGCACAAGTAGTTATAAGAGGAACTGGAGTTGTGCTTGAAGAAAATGATAAACTAAAATCCCAATAG
- a CDS encoding TatD family hydrolase — translation MTGLIDIGLNLMHKSFDKNREDIIKNANAVGVSQFVITGTNIKSSETALNYAKQDQFKGILFSTAGVHPHDAKTCDENSINTLRDFAKEDCVVAIGECGLDYNRNYSPQDIQRKWFEEQVKLSDKLNMPLFLHEREAHEDMVKILSKYPSMCEKACIHCFTGTKEEAEKYLELGCFIGVTGWICDERRGQSLQEAVKVIPPEKMMIETDAPFLIPRNFEKKPKSNKNKPEYLPHILNTIAKYKECEAIELGEKLSQTTRKFFNI, via the coding sequence ATGACTGGATTAATTGATATTGGATTAAATTTAATGCATAAATCCTTTGATAAAAACAGAGAAGATATTATAAAAAATGCAAATGCAGTTGGAGTAAGTCAGTTTGTAATTACTGGAACCAATATTAAATCAAGTGAAACTGCATTAAATTATGCTAAACAAGACCAATTTAAAGGTATTTTATTCTCAACTGCAGGAGTTCATCCCCATGATGCTAAAACATGTGATGAAAATAGTATAAATACCCTTAGAGACTTTGCAAAAGAAGACTGTGTAGTAGCTATTGGCGAATGTGGACTAGACTATAACAGAAACTATTCCCCTCAAGATATTCAAAGAAAATGGTTTGAAGAGCAAGTAAAGCTATCAGATAAGTTAAATATGCCTTTATTCCTACATGAAAGAGAAGCACATGAAGATATGGTTAAAATATTATCAAAATATCCTAGTATGTGTGAGAAGGCTTGTATTCATTGTTTTACAGGAACTAAAGAGGAAGCAGAAAAATATCTTGAATTGGGCTGTTTTATTGGAGTAACTGGATGGATCTGTGATGAGAGAAGAGGGCAATCATTACAGGAAGCAGTGAAAGTAATCCCACCTGAAAAGATGATGATAGAAACTGATGCTCCTTTTTTAATTCCGAGAAACTTTGAAAAAAAACCTAAATCAAATAAAAACAAACCAGAATACTTGCCACATATCCTAAATACAATAGCAAAGTATAAAGAATGTGAAGCAATAGAACTAGGTGAAAAACTAAGCCAAACAACAAGAAAATTCTTCAATATATAA
- a CDS encoding sulfite exporter TauE/SafE family protein, which yields MFSISFFIGLVLIGIFAGFASGLLGVGGGFLMVPLQFFLFTSVGVDPSLAMMVSLGTSLAIIIPTASSGAYQHQKKNKSIVKPGIRLAIFGILGGFCGGIIANISPSGILQIIFAGLLFIVALDMLFGYRNDGEKALIDFNILNVAIVGFLIGIISGLLGVGGGIFLIPTICILFGFSLIDAIGTSSVFIAFTAIGGLISYIYTGLGVNPIPYSVGYVSLINFVLIVMFSVPMAMVGAKLAYKMPEKRLKQIFAIVLIYMAIKMIGFDPISILLGF from the coding sequence ATGTTTTCAATTAGCTTTTTTATAGGATTGGTTTTAATAGGAATCTTTGCTGGTTTTGCTTCAGGTTTACTTGGAGTAGGTGGAGGTTTCTTAATGGTTCCCTTACAATTCTTTTTATTTACATCGGTAGGTGTTGACCCTTCACTTGCTATGATGGTGTCTTTAGGGACTAGTTTAGCTATTATCATACCAACTGCTTCATCTGGAGCTTATCAGCATCAAAAAAAGAACAAATCCATTGTTAAACCAGGAATTAGATTGGCTATTTTTGGAATTCTTGGAGGCTTTTGTGGAGGTATTATTGCAAATATCTCTCCTTCAGGAATTTTACAAATTATCTTTGCAGGTCTTCTATTTATTGTAGCATTGGATATGTTATTTGGCTATAGGAATGATGGAGAAAAAGCTTTAATTGACTTTAATATTTTAAATGTAGCTATTGTAGGTTTCTTAATAGGAATTATATCTGGTTTACTTGGTGTAGGTGGAGGGATATTTTTGATTCCAACAATTTGTATACTATTTGGCTTTAGCTTAATAGATGCTATTGGAACATCTTCTGTATTCATTGCATTTACAGCAATCGGAGGACTTATTTCTTATATTTATACAGGTTTAGGAGTAAATCCAATCCCTTATTCAGTAGGTTATGTTAGTTTAATAAACTTTGTCCTTATTGTAATGTTTTCAGTTCCTATGGCAATGGTAGGTGCTAAATTAGCATATAAAATGCCTGAAAAAAGATTAAAACAAATTTTTGCCATAGTTTTAATTTATATGGCAATAAAGATGATTGGATTTGATCCAATTAGCATTCTATTGGGATTTTAG
- a CDS encoding YbjQ family protein, which translates to MLLSSTSTLENKTIIKYHGLVNGESLIGSNIYKDLFSGVRDVVEGRTTAYAKELENARNEAIKAMEIKAKEYGANGIIGLKISYNNLGGTMGNTILVTVYGTAINFK; encoded by the coding sequence ATGTTATTGTCCTCAACAAGTACTTTAGAAAACAAAACCATAATAAAATATCATGGACTAGTTAATGGTGAATCATTAATTGGATCAAATATATATAAAGATTTATTCTCTGGAGTTAGAGATGTTGTGGAAGGAAGAACTACTGCTTATGCTAAAGAGCTTGAAAATGCAAGAAATGAAGCAATTAAAGCTATGGAAATCAAGGCAAAAGAATACGGTGCAAATGGAATCATAGGATTAAAAATATCCTATAATAACCTTGGCGGTACCATGGGAAATACTATTTTAGTAACTGTTTATGGAACTGCTATAAATTTCAAATAA
- a CDS encoding pentapeptide repeat-containing protein yields the protein MAKTNLTKTNLDKTNLNKTNLDKTNLAKANLAKTNFYKK from the coding sequence ATAGCTAAAACTAATTTAACTAAAACTAATTTAGATAAAACTAATTTAAATAAAACCAATTTAGATAAAACCAATTTAGCTAAAGCCAATTTAGCTAAAACTAATTTTTATAAAAAATGA
- a CDS encoding DUF2116 family Zn-ribbon domain-containing protein, which produces MVEPHKHCPVCGNPIPMKERVCSPDCEKVLEQKQKNIRKSRIMLFAVIVIFILVWAYFMFFK; this is translated from the coding sequence ATGGTAGAACCCCACAAACATTGTCCAGTATGCGGTAATCCGATACCAATGAAAGAAAGAGTATGCTCCCCAGATTGTGAAAAAGTATTAGAACAAAAACAAAAAAACATTAGAAAAAGTAGAATAATGTTATTTGCAGTTATTGTTATTTTTATTCTCGTATGGGCATATTTCATGTTCTTTAAATAA